The Buchnera aphidicola (Pentalonia nigronervosa) DNA segment TTGAATACGTGTAATTTCTATAATGTCAATTCCTACTCCTATAATAGACATGTTTTTAATTTTCCTAATTTTTAGATAATTTTTATATTTTTAAAATTAGTTAAAAATTTCAATTTTTAACTAATTTTAAAAAAATTAAAGTTAAATTATAGTATTAAATACAATACTTTATTAATAAAAATTAAATATTTATTTTGATCCATAAAAAAAGATGAATTTTTTTATTAAATTTTCTTCTTATATTGTACCGTGATAACATGCTAATTTTTTTTATGTTTTTTCCTTTATGTCCAATAATAATTTTTTTTTGTCCAAGATTGTCAACATGTATAATAGCTCTAATTTTCCAATCGCCAACATTCATTTTTTGAAATGATTCAATGCTGACTTTGATGATTGAAGGTAGTTCATCTCCTAAACATAATAAACATTCTTTACGGATAATTTCAGATATTGTAAAAAAATGTGAATTTGCTGTAGTATAAATTTTAGGATATATATGATTACATTCAGGCAAAAATGGTTTAATAATTTTATTGATGACAGAAACATTGTTACCAAATTTTGCTGAAATAGGAATAATATCAATAAAAATTATCTTTTTTTTTAAAAAATTTATATAAGGTAAAATAGTGTTTTTATTAGATATTTTATCAATTTTATTGATTAATACAATAATCGGAATATTTTTTTTTTTATATTTTTATAAATTGTTTCATCCTGTTCTGTCCAAAATATTTGATCTAAAACAAATATTATTAATATTGAGTGTTTTATCTGTTTTAAAATATGTTTTATATTTTCTGAAATATGATCATGTCGTTTAAAAAAAATTACACCGGGTGTATCTAAGTAAATGTACTGACAATTATTTTCTGTTAAAATACCAATTATATTTTTTTGTGTAGTGTGTTTTTTTCTAGAAACAACAGAAATATTATCTTGAATAATAGAATTAATTAATGTGGATTTTCCTGAGTTAGGTTTACCGATAATAGCTATATGTCCACAATATTTTTTTTGAATGTTCACTCTACACCTAATTTTTTTAAAGCTTTTTGTGCAGCATCTTGTTCTGCTTTTCTTCTGCTTGAACCTATCCCTGTTAAATACGTGGAAATCACACTAACCTCGCAATGAATAGTAAACAATTGATTATGTGCTTCACCATATACTTCAACTACAAAATATGTCGGTAAAGATAAATGTTTTGATTGCAAATATTCTTGAAGACGTGTTTTTGGGTCTTTTTGTACGTCACCAGGACTTATATTTTCTAAACGTTTTTCATACCACTTTAATATTAATTCTTCTACTGTTTGAATATTGCTATCCAAATAAATACTACCAATTAACGCTTCTACCGTATTAGCTAATATAGATTCACGACGAAATCCTCCATTTTTTAGTTCTCCTTGACCTAATTGTAAATATTCTCCTAAATCAAACTCATACGCAATTTCTGCTAACGTATTTCCCCGTACCAAAGTTGCTCGCATGCGACTCATATCACCTTCATTGATGTATGGAAAATGTTGATATAAAGCATTTGCGATCACAAAACTTAAAATAGAGTCGCCTAAAAATTCAAGTCTTTCATTGTGAATGGTACTTGCGCTACGATGTGTTAATGCTTGTTTTAAAAGATCTGTATGAACAAAATTATATCCCAATATTTTTTGTATTTTTTTTTTGACAAGATAGTTCATGTTATACCAATTTTAATAATGTATTAGTCACATCTGAAATAATAAACAATTAAAAAATAATTAACTTAAAACATATATAAAATTAAATTAAAAAATAATTATGTTTTGTATGCTGATTGTTATGTTTTAATTAATACTACCAATTCTATTCACTCGTATTCCAGTCGGCCATTCATTTTCATTTTTATCTAAACTCATCCAAATTTTAACAACTTTTCCTACTAAATTTTTTTCTGGAACAAATCCCCAATAACGACTATCCAAACTATTATCACGATTATCTCCCATTACAAAATATTGATTATCAGGTACAATCCATGTAAACTTCATCAAACCTTTTTGATGATAATAATTTTTTACATTACTACTAATGTGATGTAATAATAAAATGTGGTGTTTGTGATTGTTGATATTTTCTTCAGTAATATCAAGATGTAACGAATTGTATATTTTGTTTTTTTTAATAGAATTTTTAGGATTAA contains these protein-coding regions:
- the rnc gene encoding ribonuclease III; translation: MNYLVKKKIQKILGYNFVHTDLLKQALTHRSASTIHNERLEFLGDSILSFVIANALYQHFPYINEGDMSRMRATLVRGNTLAEIAYEFDLGEYLQLGQGELKNGGFRRESILANTVEALIGSIYLDSNIQTVEELILKWYEKRLENISPGDVQKDPKTRLQEYLQSKHLSLPTYFVVEVYGEAHNQLFTIHCEVSVISTYLTGIGSSRRKAEQDAAQKALKKLGVE